A genomic window from Glycine max cultivar Williams 82 chromosome 17, Glycine_max_v4.0, whole genome shotgun sequence includes:
- the LOC100818324 gene encoding exosome complex component RRP41 homolog, with amino-acid sequence MEYVSPEGLRLDGRRPMEMRQIRAEIGAVSKADGSAIFEMGNTKVIAAVYGPREVQNRNQQISSHALVRCEYSMANFSTGDRMRKPKGDRRSTEISLVIRQTMEACILTHLLPRSQIDIYVQVLQADGGTRSACINAATLALADAGIPMRDLVTSCSAGYLNSTPLLDLNYVEDSAGGPDVTLGILPKLDKVTLLQMDSKLPIDILENVMQLAIEGCKAIANYIREVLLENTKQLEYRRGV; translated from the exons ATGGAATACGTCAGCCCAGAAGGACTTCGCTTGGATGGTCGCCGACCAATGGAG ATGCGACAAATTCGTGCAGAGATTGGTGCTGTATCCAAAGCAGATGG TTCTGCCATTTTCGAGATGGGTAATACCAAAGTCATTGCTGCTGTTTATGGCCCTAGAGAG GTGCAAAATAGGAATCAACAAATAAGTAGCCATGCTCTG GTTCGGTGTGAGTACAGCATGGCTAATTTTAGCACTGGAGATCGCATGAGGAAACCTAAGGGCGACAG GAGATCAACTGAAATTTCTCTGGTTATTCGACAAACTATGGAAGCTTGTATACTGACACATTTATTGCCTCGTTCCCAG ATAGATATTTATGTCCAAGTTCTCCAAGCAGATGGAG GAACTAGATCTGCTTGTATAAATGCTGCAACTTTGGCCCTTGCCGATGCTGGGATTCCTATGCGTGATCTTGTAACTTCCTGTAGTGCTGGATACCTTAATAGCACCCCTCTGCTTG ATTTGAACTATGTAGAAGACAGTGCTGGAGGTCCTGATGTAACTCTAGGAATTCTTCCGAAGCTGGATAAAGTGACACTTCTTCAG ATGGATTCTAAACTACCAATTGACATTTTGGAAAATGTTATGCAACTGGCAATTGAAGGCTGCAAAGCAATAGCTAACTATATTCGAGAA GTTTTACTGGAGAACACAAAGCAACTTGAGTATCGACGAGGTGTATAA
- the LOC100818863 gene encoding protein NEN1 — MGEDRSEIVFFDVETSVPTRTGQGFALLEFGAILVCPKTLTELRNYSTLVRPANLSVISPLSERCNGITAAAVSAAPSFADIAHLVYDLLHGRIWAGHNIIRFDCVRIRDAFAEINQPPPEPKGTIDSLVLLTQKFGRRAGDMKMATLATYFGLGRQTHRSLDDVRMNLEVLKYCATVLFLESSLPDIFTANSWVSPNSITRSRSNEKSLSQGGLLNINKDSVLSSPATESKDKNHPIISFALSSLKGNVPNIADPNIDQSDPFNLSALEAEIKRESIKSDAAMEEKTMQESPDLASSSSVSQPCSSSIAVLEPDGICIPFIDASLVPSFLGSQRIELLHEGFPFLLHCTDLKVRFGINSRFFDRAGRPRLSFVVDPSPSLCNVLDACDRVAQKLNMDSGSSSDWRPVVIRKEGFFNYPTIRLHIPTAVVADVDIYATEIYQRESSGTVQRLLFSKFDAAELGSLFMPGTFVDAFLSLDPYDYQQNAGIKLVSKKLIIHGK, encoded by the exons ATGGGTGAAGACCGATCCGAAATAGTGTTCTTCGATGTGGAGACCAGCGTTCCCACCCGAACGGGGCAGGGTTTTGCGCTTCTGGAATTCGGCGCCATTTTGGTTTGCCCCAAAACGCTCACGGAGCTTCGGAATTACTCTACTCTCGTTCGTCCCGCCAACCTCTCCGTCATCTCCCCCTTGTCGGAGCGCTGCAATGGCATCACCGCCGCCGCCGTCTCCGCCGCCCCTTCCTTCGCCGACATTGCTCACCTCGTTTACGACCTCCTTCacg GGAGGATTTGGGCGGGGCATAATATCATACGATTCGACTGTGTTCGGATTAGAGATGCCTTTGCTGAGATTAATCAGCCGCCGCCTGAACCTAAGGGAACCATTGACTCGCTGGTTTTGTTGACTCAAAAGTTTGGAAGAAGAGCTGGTGACATGAAG ATGGCTACTCTTGCTACTTATTTTGGGCTTGGACGTCAGACACATAG GAGCTTGGATGATGTTCGGATGAatctggaagtcctcaaatacTGTGCAACAGTTCTATTCTTG GAGTCAAGTCTCCCAGATATATTCACTGCAAATAGTTGGGTTTCACCAAATTCTATTACAAGAAGCCGCAGTAATGAGAAGTCTCTATCGCAGGGGggcttattaaatattaataaagattCTGTATTATCATCTCCTGCAACCGAATCCAAGGACAAAAATCATCCAATAATTTCTTTTGCATTGAGCAGCCTAAAAGGGAATGTCCCAAATATTGCAGATCCTAATATAGATCAATCGGATCCTTTTAACTTGAGCGCTCTTGAGGCTGAAATAAAAAGAGAATCCATTAAGTCAGATGCTGCCATGGAGGAAAAAACCATGCAAGAGTCACCTGATTTGGCTTCCTCATCTTCTGTATCTCAGCCTTGCAGCAGCTCTATTGCTGTTTTAGAACCTGATGGAATATGTATCCCTTTTATTGATGCATCTCTTGTTCCATCTTTCCTTGGCAGTCAAAGGATAGAATTACTGCATGAAGGTTTCCCGTTTCTGCTTCATTGTACTGATTTGAAAGTGCGGTTTGGAATAAACTCAAGGTTTTTTGATAGGGCTGGCCGGCCACGATTGAGTTTTGTGGTTGATCCATCACCAAGTCTATGTAATGTTCTTGATGCCTGTGACCGTGTAGCACAGAAGTTAAACATGGATTCTGGTAGCAGCTCTGATTGGAGGCCTGTTGTTATTAGGAAAGAAGGCTTCTTCAACTATCCTACTATCAGATTGCA CATACCTACAGCTGTTGTGGCAGATGTTGATATTTATGCTACGGAAATATACCAAAGAGAATCATCTGGAACAGTGCAAAGACTTCTCTTCAGCAAGTTTGATGCTGCAGAACTTGGTTCGTTGTTCATGCCTGGGACATTTGTTGATGCCTTCTTATCCTTAGATCCATATGATTATCAGCAGAATGCAGGGATTAAATTAGTTAGCAAAAAATTGATCATTCATGGCAAATAG
- the LOC100813917 gene encoding two-component response regulator-like APRR1, which yields MDAETEAEELINLNNISSNCGGNNSKSGDGFIDRSKVRILLCDNDSKSSEEVFTLLLGCSYQVISVRSARQVIDALNAEGQYIDMILAEVDLPIKKGMKLLKYIARDKELCRIPVIMMSAQDEVSIVVKCLRLGAADYLVKPLRTNELLNLWTHMWRRRRMLGLVENNILNYDFDLVASDPSDANTNSTTLFSDDTDDKSKRGTNPETGVLIQQEQEASIATIAAVVVELPSYLVSQYQPDVPGISDRRTGTPRQHPSSSRTIDGHFSSGPKKSELKIGESSAFFTYVKATTLKSNIEESAHVDNSNNTTTTTTTTEVRMEDMNQACIEQGDNGLKTHKNGEMFGNHSQDDLPSSNSILDSFSIERSCTPPASMEVSQQKHYKEEHSQGVVHPRNGSHGSVPAQHAYPYYISGVVNHVMMPSSAQLYQKNIQDLQIHAGSSMIAQYNHLPQCPPHANGMTNFPYYPMNICLQPGQISTNSWPSLGSSSSCEVQISKVDRREAALMKFRQKRKERCFDKKIRYVNRKRLAERRPRVRGQFVRKLNGINVDLNGQPASTDYDEDDEEEDNHRARDSSPEVA from the exons ATGGATGCTGAAACTGAGGCTGAGGAACTTATTAATTTGAACAATATATCAAGTAACTGTGGTGGGAATAATAGTAAGAGTGGCGATGGATTCATTGACAGAAGCAAAGTGaggattttgttgtgtgataaCGATTCCAAGAGTTCTGAAGAGGTTTTTACTCTTCTTTTGGGATGCTCTTATCAGG TTATTTCGGTAAGGTCAGCTAGGCAAGTGATTGATGCACTGAATGCGGAGGGGCAATACATAGACATGATACTAGCTGAAGTTGATCTTCCAATAAAGAAAGGCATGAAGTTGTTGAAGTACATAGCAAGGGATAAAGAATTGTGCCGAATCCCTGTTATAA TGATGTCTGCACAAGATGAGGTGTCCATTGTTGTAAAGTGCTTGAGGCTTGGAGCGGCAGATTACCTAGTAAAGCCTTTACGCACAAATGAACTACTAAATTTGTGGACACACATGTGGAGAAGGAGGCGCATG CTTGGACTTGTAGAGAACAACATCTTGAATTATGACTTTGATCTGGTAGCATCAGATCCAAGTGATGCCAATACAAACAGTACCACCTTGTTCTCTGATGACACAGATGACAAGTCCAAAAGGGGCACTAATCCAGAGACAGGAGTATTAATCCAACAAGAACAAGAG GCTAGTATTGCCACCATTGCTGCTGTTGTGGTGGAGCTTCCCAGTTATCTTGTATCACAATATCAGCCTGATGTGCCTGGAATAAGTGATCGTCGAACAG GTACTCCAAGGCAGCATCCATCAAGCAGCAGAACTATTGATG GACATTTTTCATCTGGTCCAAAGAAGAGTGAACTGAAGATTGGAGAGTCATCAGCCTTTTTCACCTATGTCAAAGCAACAACATTGAAGAGCAACATTGAAGAGAGTGCTCATGTTGACAATAGTAAcaatactactactactactactactacagAAGTTAGGATGGAAGATATGAATCAAGCATGTATTGAACAGGGGGATAATGGCCttaaaacacacaaaaatggAGAAATGTTTGGAAACCATTCTCAAGATGACTTACCGAGCAGCAATAGTATCCTCGATTCTTTCTCTATTGAGAGATCTTGTACTCCACCTGCATCGATGGAAGTTTCACAGCAAAAGCATTACAAGGAAGAACATTCTCAGGGAGTGGTGCATCCAAGAAATGGAAGTCACGGTTCTGTGCCTGCTCAACATGCTTATCCATATTATATTTCAGGAGTTGTTAATCACGTTATGATGCCATCATCGGCACAATTGTATCAAAAGAATATCCAGGACCTGCAGATTCATGCTGGTTCTTCTATGATTGCACAGTACAATCATCTTCCCCAATGTCCTCCTCATGCGAATGGGATGACAAATTTCCCATATTATCCAATGAACATTTGCTTACAACCTGGTCAGATTTCTACTAATTCTTGGCCATCATTAGGAAGTTCAAGTTCATGTGAAGTACAAATAAGTAAAGTTGATAGGAGAGAGGCAGCATTGATGAAGTTTAGACAGAAAAGGAAAGAGCGCTGCTTTGATAAGAAAATTAGGTATGTCAACAGAAAACGGCTCGCTGAAAGGCGGCCTCGCGTGAGGGGACAGTTTGTCAGAAAGTTGAATGGTATTAATGTGGATCTTAATGGACAACCTGCTTCCACTGAttatgatgaagatgatgaagaggaAGACAATCATAGGGCAAGAGATTCTTCTCCTGAGGTTGCTTGA
- the LOC100814450 gene encoding pentatricopeptide repeat-containing protein At5g61370, mitochondrial, with product MRFKMHAMLKPAWKRFWLQNMRTHNLQILPFSHYSTLQSMSVHPQLQELCSIVMSTVGGLDELELSLNKFKDSLTSSLVAQAIDSSKHEAQTRRLLRFFLWSCKNLSHRLEDKDYNHALRVFAEKKDYTAMDILMGDLKKEGRAMDAETFSLVAENLVKLGKEDEALGIFKNLDKYKCSIDEFTVTAIVNALCSKGHGKRAEGVVWHHNDKITGTKPCIYRSLLYGWSVQRNVKEARRIIKEMKSNGVIPDLLCYNTFLRCLCERNLRHNPSGLVPEALNVMMEMKSHNVFPTSISYNILLSCLGKTRRVKESCQILETMKISGCDPDWVSYYLVAKVLFLSGRFGKGKEMVDQMIGKGLVPNHKFYYSLIGILCGVERVNYALELFEKMKKSSMGGYGPVYDVLIPKLCRGGDFEKGRELWDEASGMGITLQCSEDVLDPSITEVYKPTRPEKSSHVDSSRAKSPQKLTKFSGKMKMRKKTAAMKKKKK from the coding sequence ATGAGATTCAAGATGCATGCCATGTTGAAACCTGCGTGGAAACGCTTTTGGCTTCAAAATATGAGAACCCATAATTTGCAAATACTTCCATTTTCTCATTATTCCACATTGCAGTCAATGTCTGTCCATCCCCAGTTGCAAGAGCTTTGCAGCATTGTCATGAGCACTGTTGGTGGGCTAGATGAGCTGGAGTTGAGTCTAAATAAGTTCAAAGATTCTTTAACTTCATCTCTTGTAGCTCAGGCTATTGATTCTAGTAAGCATGAGGCACAAACTAGAAGATTGCTCAGGTTCTTCTTATGGTCTTGTAAGAATTTGAGTCATCGTTTGGAAGACAAGGATTATAATCATGCTCTTCGAGTTTTTGCTGAAAAGAAAGACTACACGGCAATGGATATTTTGATGGGAGATCTCAAGAAGGAGGGTCGAGCCATGGATGCTGAGACTTTTAGTCTTGTAGCAGAGAATTTGGTTAAACTAGGAAAAGAAGATGAGGCATTGGGTATTTTCAAGAACTTAGACAAGTATAAGTGTTCTATAGATGAATTTACAGTTACTGCTATCGTTAATGCCCTTTGCTCCAAAGGGCATGGTAAGAGGGCTGAAGGGGTAGTTTGGCATCACAACGACAAGATTACAGGCACAAAACCTTGCATATATAGAAGTCTTCTTTATGGGTGGTCTGTGCAGAGGAATGTGAAGGAAGCTAGGAGAATTATTAAAGAGATGAAATCAAATGGGGTTATCCCAGATTTGTTATGCTACAACACATTCCTCAGGTGCCTTTGTGAACGGAATCTTAGACATAATCCTTCAGGACTTGTGCCTGAAGCTTTAAATGTCATGATGGAGATGAAGTCACATAATGTTTTCCCAACCTCAATCAGTTATAACATACTGCTTTCTTGTCTAGGGAAGACCAGAAGAGTTAAGGAATCTTGTCAAATACTTGAAACAATGAAAATTTCTGGTTGTGATCCTGATTGGGTCAGCTATTATCTTGTGGCAAAGGTGTTGTTTCTGAGTGGCAGGTTTGGTAAAGGGAAAGAGATGGTGGATCAAATGATTGGAAAAGGTTTGGTGCCAAACCATAAGTTTTACTACAGTTTGATTGGTATTCTCTGTGGGGTTGAAAGGGTAAATTATGCTCTTGAACTGtttgagaaaatgaagaaaagctCAATGGGAGGTTATGGACCAGTATATGATGTGCTCATTCCAAAGCTTTGTAGAGGAGGGGATTTTGAAAAGGGAAGAGAGCTTTGGGATGAAGCCTCAGGTATGGGCATCACTCTTCAGTGCTCAGAGGATGTTTTAGATCCTTCAATAACAGAAGTTTACAAACCTACAAGGCCAGAAAAAAGCAGCCATGTGGACAGCTCAAGAGCCAAGTCTCCACAAAAACTTACAAAGTTTTCAGGGAAAATGAAGATGAGAAAAAAAACAGCtgcaatgaagaagaaaaagaagtaa
- the LOC100819400 gene encoding probable xyloglucan 6-xylosyltransferase 5 has translation MGQENHHKRSTSAGLPTSTARSRGGGNALPRGRQIQKTFNNIKITILCGFVTILVLRGTIGVNLGSSDNDAVNQNLIEETNRILAEIRSDADPSDPDDQQFFNPNDTFTLGPKIDNWDTERKNWLHQNPEYPNVIGGKPRILLLTGSPPKPCDNPIGDHYLLKSIKNKIDYCRLHGIEIVYNLAHLDVELAGYWAKLPMIRRLMLSHPEVEWIWWMDSDAFFTDMVFELPMSKYDEYNLVLHGYPDLLFEQKSWIAVNTGSFLFRNCQWSLDLLDAWAPMGPKGPVREEAGKILTANLKGRPAFEADDQSALIYLLLSKKEKWMDKTFLENSFYLHGYWAGLVDRYEEMIEKYHPGLGDERWPFVTHFVGCKPCGSYGDYPVERCLSSMERAFNFADNQVLKLYGFRHRGLLSPKIKRIRNETVSPLEFVDQFDIRRHSTENTESKS, from the coding sequence ATGGGGCAAGAAAACCACCACAAGCGCAGCACCAGCGCGGGTTTGCCGACCTCCACCGCGCGAAGCCGCGGCGGCGGTAACGCGCTTCCCCGCGGCCGCCAGATCCAGAAGACCTTCAACAACATCAAGATCACCATCCTCTGCGGCTTCGTCACCATCCTCGTCCTTCGCGGCACCATCGGCGTCAACCTTGGCTCCTCCGACAACGACGCCGTCAACCAGAACCTCATCGAAGAAACCAACCGCATCCTCGCCGAGATCCGATCCGACGCCGACCCCTCCGATCCCGACGACCAGCAGTTCTTCAACCCTAACGACACCTTCACCCTCGGCCCCAAGATCGATAATTGGGACACTGAGCGCAAGAATTGGCTTCACCAAAACCCCGAATACCCTAATGTCATCGGAGGTAAACCTCGCATCTTGCTCCTTACTGGTTCTCCTCCCAAGCCTTGTGATAACCCTATTGGAGATCATTACCTTTTGAAGTCGATTAAGAATAAGATTGATTACTGTAGATTACACGGGATTGAAATTGTGTATAATTTGGCTCATTTGGATGTGGAACTTGCTGGGTATTGGGCTAAGTTGCCTATGATTAGGAGGTTGATGTTGTCGCACCCTGAGGTGGAGTGGATTTGGTGGATGGATAGTGATGCTTTTTTTACTGATATGGTGTTTGAGCTTCCTATGTCTAAGTATGATGAGTATAATCTGGTGCTTCATGGTTACCCTGATTTGTTGTTTGAGCAGAAATCTTGGATTGCGGTGAATACTGGGAGTTTTCTGTTTAGGAACTGTCAGTGGTCTTTGGATTTGCTTGATGCTTGGGCTCCCATGGGCCCCAAGGGGCCGGTTCGTGAGGAGGCCGGGAAGATCTTGACGGCCAATCTCAAGGGGAGGCCGGCGTTTGAGGCCGACGATCAGTCCGCCTTGATATACTTGCTgttgtccaagaaggagaagtgGATGGACAAGACGTTTCTTGAGAATTCGTTCTACTTGCACGGTTATTGGGCCGGGTTGGTTGATCGGTATGAGGAGATGATTGAGAAGTATCACCCAGGGTTAGGGGACGAGAGGTGGCCGTTTGTGACACATTTTGTCGGGTGTAAACCGTGTGGGAGTTACGGAGATTATCCTGTGGAGAGGTGCCTCAGTAGCATGGAGAGGGCTTTCAATTTTGCTGATAATCAGGTGCTCAAGCTCTATGGGTTCAGGCACCGTGGTCTCTTGAGTCCTAAGATCAAGAGGATCAGAAATGAGACAGTTAGTCCTTTGGAGTTTGTAGACCAGTTTGATATTCGAAGACATTCTACAGAAAACACGGAATCAAAGAGCTAG
- the LOC102664729 gene encoding uncharacterized protein, which translates to MVPNDLVFPPIDHENLKILSSEYHAPLSPPPPQPSPFAWISIPLHILHSKLSSFRLRGPIWSFGLPAAALLMSCWILIAIRKNKRTLTPNEARLINIINNKDRKIAKLLHQIAQMNEILIDRHKALAAKVMK; encoded by the exons ATGGTTCCAAATGATTTGGTATTTCCCCCAATCGACCACGAAAACCTCAAAATTTTGTCATCAGAATACCACGCCCCTCTCTCACCTCCTCCACCTCAACCCTCACCCTTCGCCTGGATTAGTATCCCCCTCCACATTTTGCATTCCAAGCTTTCATCTTTTCGCCTGAGAGGCCCAATTTGGTCATTTGGTCTTCCCGCTGCGGCGCTCCTCATGTCCTGCTGGATCCTCATCGCCATCAGGAAGAACAAGAGAACCCTCACTCCCAATGAAGCTCGTCtcatcaacatcatcaacaacaaaGATCGG AAAATTGCCAAACTCTTGCACCAGATTGCACAAATGAATGAAATACTTATTGATCGGCACAAAGCTTTGGCTGCAAAAGTGATGAAATGA